A part of Sus scrofa isolate TJ Tabasco breed Duroc chromosome 15, Sscrofa11.1, whole genome shotgun sequence genomic DNA contains:
- the INSIG2 gene encoding insulin-induced gene 2 protein isoform X2: MRCVAVFVGINHASAKVDFDNNIQLSLTLAALSIGLWWTFDRSRSGFGLGVGIAFLATLVTQLLVYNGVYQYTSPDFLYVRSWLPCIFFAGGITMGNIGRQLAMYECKVIAEKSHQE, from the exons ATGCGGTGCGTAGCCGTCTTTGTTGGTATAAATCACGCCAGCGCT AAAGTGGATTTTGATAACAACATACAGTTGTCTCTCACACTGGCTGCACTCTCCATTGGACTGTGGTGGACTTTTGATAGATCTAGAAGTGGTTTTGGCCTTGGAGTAGGAATTGCTTTCTTGGCAACCTTGGTCACTCAGCTGCTAGTCTATAATGGTGTTTATCA ATATACATCTCCAGATTTTCTCTATGTTCGTTCTTGGTTACCCTGTATATTTTTTGCTGGAGGCATAACAATGGGAAACATTGGTCGACAACTAGCAATG TATGAATGTAAAGTTATCGCAGAAAAATCTCATCAAGAAtga